The following proteins are co-located in the Thermus tengchongensis genome:
- a CDS encoding glycosyltransferase family 2 protein, whose protein sequence is MEATVLIPAYNEEATIAGVVRVAKEAGFPVVVADDGSEDRTAQEAAKAGAQVVRLPQNRGKGGAIAEGLKRVNTPLVLLLDADLLGLAPHHLESLLDPVAEGKAEMTVGIFQGGRLSTDLAMRLTPFLSGQRALKTEDLRGVQGLEGARYDLELLLTRHAKKAGWRVLYLPLPGVSQVMKEEKRGLLPGFLHRLRMYREILHYYLKAKA, encoded by the coding sequence ATGGAGGCCACGGTCCTCATCCCTGCCTACAACGAGGAGGCCACCATCGCAGGGGTGGTGCGGGTGGCCAAGGAGGCAGGGTTCCCCGTGGTGGTGGCGGACGACGGCTCGGAGGATCGCACCGCCCAGGAGGCGGCCAAGGCCGGGGCCCAGGTGGTGCGCCTTCCCCAGAACCGGGGTAAGGGCGGGGCCATCGCCGAAGGGCTCAAACGGGTGAACACCCCCTTGGTCCTCCTCCTTGATGCGGATCTTCTGGGTCTTGCCCCGCACCATTTGGAGTCCCTGCTGGACCCTGTGGCAGAGGGAAAGGCGGAGATGACGGTGGGCATCTTCCAAGGGGGAAGGCTCTCCACGGATCTCGCCATGCGCCTCACCCCCTTTCTCTCCGGACAGCGGGCCCTGAAGACGGAGGATTTGCGAGGGGTGCAGGGCCTCGAGGGTGCCCGATACGACTTGGAGCTCCTCCTCACCCGCCACGCCAAAAAGGCGGGCTGGCGGGTCCTCTACCTGCCCCTTCCTGGGGTGAGCCAGGTGATGAAGGAGGAAAAGCGGGGACTTCTACCGGGATTTCTCCACCGCCTGCGCATGTACCGGGAAATCCTGCACTACTACCTCAAGGCCAAGGCTTAG